actcatATTCAATGGTGTAATTAAATtattgtacaaattactctctcgaaaaagtatttaattacttattactaattactttctatatcctacatttaccttaattagaattgattcaaagatagacatgaaacatcttatttaattcattcaaataaataataaataactacataaattattcttattaactgaccaaagtatacaaatgtgagaaggatacattaaagcatacattttaaagttagacttataattttgatgtcatttccactattgaatatattacatcagatgtaactaattaaattacagaaaaaataagagtaatcccttactttactttttcaagggaaaagtaattaaattacagtaactaattacttagtaactagttacacccaacactgcctaAAAAGTACCTATGAATATGTACAAAATGTTTAACTAACCATACAAATATTCACCTGCCACTACATAAATAACAGCACTTTCCAAGATCATTATTGGTTAATATATTACCAATAGTGTTGTAGTACTCGAGACCGGTCTCAGTCTCAAGACCATTTTttgatggtcttggtcttgtcgatgtctttttttttgtttagtaaAGTTTGTATATGTGAAAGCAATGACTTAACTTTGTGAAACTGATAAAATGGAATCTCAAAGCAATAAAAGCAACTAACCTCAAACAGCCAGATAATCAGAACTGTGAGGCCAACTGAATGCAAGATGTCTGTGTAGTAGTCTAGCAGAGCCTGGCGACAGCCTCTTATCCACAGGTTGAGCTCCTCTGTCTGATAGTCATAATTAAAGTGGGCGGAGTCATTGGTGATTTGATACTGAATGCATGGCCGAGGAGAGTTAACATTACAGCAGCTGAAAGGAACTCCATCCATTAGATATTTCCCCTCCACATTGCTACGTAAACGACTAGTAAGAGaaggaaaaaacattttagaacgtttacattttggaaaaaaaacttcCCAAATAGAATTGCATAAAagacgtttgaacaaaatacaaccaacagaaaatgtataactGATTTAAAATGTTGAACAAATACCttttagatttaattatatataagaCTTGTATAAACTGAAACTGCAAGTGCTTCTGGAACAGTGTTTACaccttgcaaagtggtctataaagtggttagttctggtccttgattctgttTGGTTGTGCCGTGTTCTAAGCCATCGTAAAATTCGGAAAAAAAAACAGCGGACCGCATTATATAAGTATCACTATGTTACTTCATGTTGCTGCTTCTGTGTTGCTTAAAttcaaaattcaattaaattgtgACATGGCTGGATCACTTACTCCACCCCTTTCGGTCGAGACATGTCCAGGTAGCGGTTGCTGATCCACTGAATTTGAAACCAGTCTCTATGACCTTCATTACCACAACACTGGAACTGGATCTGCATTAGATCCACTGTGCGTTTCAAGAAGCAACGCCCTGGTGTGTCTGTGTCCTTGTAGTAGCGCATAGCATCATGTAGCCCCAACGTGAGCGATTCCTCCAGCTGTCCGTGCAAGCTGTAGCACATCAGGCCGCCCACGAGGATGCTCAAAGTGAAGAAAAACGTACAAATGATGTACGGAAGCATCACCAACTTCCAGCGCAAGAACTTGCTTGTGTCCACACAGTCATAGCAGATCTTTCCTCCTAAGAAGTTGATTCCACAGGCTATTAGTCCCACGGCAATGAGCATGTTTGGCACAGACTGGAGCTGGCGTTCGGCCATAAGGTCCTGTCGTTTGTTGATCTCCACTTTCAGAAAGACTCCCAAACTAAAGAGGATGATTCCTGTTACCACAGAGACCCAGTTCAGCACCCATAGAAGCTGGGCCAGTTTGTCCCTCTTGGCTTTAGTGAACTTCACAGGTAACACGGCCATATCAGATCTCTGATACTTGCTTTAGTTTCATAAAAGCTTATGGTTGATTTGGTTTGATTTGATCATAGTATAAAtgtgttattaataaaaa
This genomic window from Triplophysa rosa linkage group LG10, Trosa_1v2, whole genome shotgun sequence contains:
- the prph2la gene encoding photoreceptor outer segment membrane glycoprotein 2, whose translation is MAVLPVKFTKAKRDKLAQLLWVLNWVSVVTGIILFSLGVFLKVEINKRQDLMAERQLQSVPNMLIAVGLIACGINFLGGKICYDCVDTSKFLRWKLVMLPYIICTFFFTLSILVGGLMCYSLHGQLEESLTLGLHDAMRYYKDTDTPGRCFLKRTVDLMQIQFQCCGNEGHRDWFQIQWISNRYLDMSRPKGVDRLRSNVEGKYLMDGVPFSCCNVNSPRPCIQYQITNDSAHFNYDYQTEELNLWIRGCRQALLDYYTDILHSVGLTVLIIWLFELSVLMGVRYLQTALENVWRRGDPECESEGWLLETSFVATARTNFNIIKNLGKFNQINTASNGDPNIDRPSTAHYGPDKVPPKSIPIAS